From Novipirellula artificiosorum, the proteins below share one genomic window:
- a CDS encoding glycoside hydrolase family 127 protein codes for MKKLLLIGCSLLLATSSGAQQRGIINNAESPHVSLRSINLGDCRWTDGFWHDKFTLCETVMMPHMGNILKGDIGHGYNNFKIAAGLKKGQHQGFAWHDGDFFKWIEAATYIYAINQDETILADLDEVIEVIGKAQQDDGYLHTQIQIEGIGHFSNRRYHEMYNCGHLYTAACIHHRVTGKTNFLDIARKNADLLYSLFQPQPKPLSRFGFNQTQIMGLAELYRTTQDKRYLQLAEIFINNRGKSRVVDDPSTEGYPIGDMVQERVPLRKETEAVGHAVLALYYYAGAADVYAETGEQALIDALDRLWDNVVHKKMYVTGALGQTHYGASSRRDKIEEGFIDEYMMPNMTAYNETCANICNSMFSYRMLGIKGKSKYADVIERVLLNSGLSGISVSGTHYYYANPLRKIYGARDYAKMNTESPDRLPYLKCFCCPPNLVRTVAKSSAWAYSLSENGVAVNLYGGNELSTKLLDGSELQLKQETQYPWKGDVTITVNACKTDPFEWRLRIPEWAEGSKIMVNGKDVGVEVTAGTYSKIQRSWKAGDIVQLTMPMDVNLVEGDPRIEEVRNQVAVQRGPIVYCIESTDLPKGTSILDVYLPSDAELKTEYKPNFLGGVATITGEIAIRKDEREGMYRNVGKPQWKTVTTQFVPYFAWSNRGDSEMTVFVPVIWNEKMIDSNGKVK; via the coding sequence ATGAAGAAACTACTACTCATCGGCTGCTCGCTCCTGTTGGCAACCAGCAGCGGTGCCCAGCAACGTGGCATCATCAACAACGCCGAAAGCCCTCACGTTTCGCTGCGCAGCATCAATCTCGGTGATTGCAGGTGGACCGACGGTTTCTGGCATGACAAATTCACCCTCTGCGAAACCGTGATGATGCCGCATATGGGCAACATCCTCAAAGGCGATATCGGCCACGGCTACAATAACTTCAAAATCGCTGCCGGGCTGAAGAAGGGGCAACATCAAGGCTTTGCTTGGCACGATGGCGATTTTTTCAAATGGATCGAAGCGGCCACCTACATTTACGCGATCAATCAAGATGAAACGATCCTGGCGGATCTGGATGAAGTCATCGAAGTGATCGGCAAGGCTCAGCAGGACGACGGCTACCTGCACACCCAAATTCAAATTGAAGGAATTGGGCATTTCTCAAACCGCAGGTATCACGAAATGTACAACTGCGGCCACTTGTATACGGCTGCGTGCATTCACCATCGCGTTACCGGAAAAACCAACTTCCTCGACATTGCCAGGAAGAATGCCGACCTGCTCTATTCGCTATTCCAGCCGCAACCCAAACCTCTGTCGCGGTTTGGCTTCAACCAAACGCAAATCATGGGCTTGGCCGAGCTTTACCGCACCACTCAAGACAAACGTTATCTGCAACTTGCGGAGATTTTCATCAACAACCGCGGCAAGTCCCGAGTCGTCGATGACCCCAGTACCGAAGGGTATCCGATCGGTGATATGGTTCAGGAGCGAGTTCCGTTACGCAAAGAGACCGAAGCGGTCGGCCATGCCGTGCTTGCGCTGTATTACTATGCGGGCGCGGCCGATGTGTATGCGGAAACCGGCGAACAGGCATTGATCGACGCCTTGGACCGGCTGTGGGACAACGTTGTCCATAAGAAGATGTATGTCACTGGCGCACTCGGGCAAACTCACTATGGCGCCTCGTCCCGTCGCGACAAGATTGAAGAGGGGTTCATCGACGAATACATGATGCCCAACATGACCGCCTACAACGAAACCTGTGCGAACATTTGCAACTCGATGTTCAGCTACCGCATGTTGGGCATCAAAGGGAAATCAAAGTATGCAGATGTCATCGAGCGGGTGTTGCTCAATAGCGGCCTTTCCGGAATCAGCGTGAGTGGTACCCATTACTACTACGCCAATCCGTTGCGCAAGATCTATGGCGCCCGTGACTATGCGAAAATGAACACGGAGTCTCCCGACCGCCTGCCCTACTTGAAATGTTTTTGCTGCCCTCCGAACCTTGTCCGAACGGTCGCCAAGTCGTCGGCCTGGGCCTACAGCCTTTCGGAGAATGGAGTCGCCGTGAATCTGTATGGCGGAAATGAATTGTCCACAAAACTACTCGACGGCTCCGAGCTCCAACTAAAACAGGAAACTCAGTATCCGTGGAAAGGCGACGTGACCATCACAGTAAACGCCTGCAAAACCGATCCCTTTGAATGGAGACTTCGTATTCCGGAGTGGGCCGAAGGCTCCAAGATCATGGTCAATGGGAAAGACGTCGGCGTCGAAGTCACGGCGGGAACCTATTCGAAAATCCAACGCAGTTGGAAAGCGGGTGACATCGTCCAGCTTACGATGCCGATGGACGTCAACCTTGTCGAAGGCGATCCACGTATTGAGGAAGTGCGCAACCAAGTCGCAGTCCAGCGCGGCCCGATCGTCTACTGTATCGAATCCACCGATCTGCCCAAGGGGACAAGTATTCTTGATGTCTACTTGCCGTCGGACGCGGAACTAAAAACCGAGTACAAACCTAACTTTCTCGGAGGGGTGGCGACGATCACGGGCGAAATCGCAATCCGCAAAGACGAGCGTGAGGGTATGTACCGAAACGTCGGCAAGCCACAATGGAAAACGGTCACGACACAGTTTGTACCCTACTTCGCTTGGAGCAATCGAGGCGATAGCGAGATGACAGTCTTCGTGCCTGTGATTTGGAACGAGAAGATGATTGACTCCAACGGCAAGGTCAAATGA
- a CDS encoding glycoside hydrolase family 127 protein, protein MKNLLQILCSLSITIASAAHAQQGIIDNSQSPHVKLRSINLGDCQWTSGFWADKFKLCEEVMMPHMGSLLKGDVGFAYDNFKIAAGLKEGPHQGMNWHDGDFYKWMEAATYVYAQNKDPKILDELDEIITVIGKAQREDGYLSTQTQLDEKKPAWSNRQLHELYNSGHLLTSACIHHRVTGKNNFLKIAVKHADYLYDLFQPRPKELARFGFNQTQIMGLVELYRTTNDKRYLELAEIFINMRGASTVQPDSMASYKAIGDMVQERTPLRKSSEAVGHAVLALYFYAGAADVYAETGEQALVKALDRLWDSVVHHKMYITGACGQAHHGASTKVDFVHEAFIRDYMMPNATAYNETCANICNAMFSYRMLGIHGESKYADVMELVLYNSALSGISQEGTHYYYTNPLRRTRDKEMDITDYRNRAPYIPCFCCPPNLVRTIAKVSGWAYSLSDDGIAVNLYGGNKLDTQLLDGSKLQLLQSTQYPWDGTVQLTIQSCQDDPFAIRLRIPDWAEGSSLRVNGKDAGVETTAGMYAKIQRPWKAGDVVTLQMPLEAKLIVGHPLIEEVRNQAAIKRGPVVYCIETPDLPQDTSILDVYLPSDIKLQTQQDPAFRDGLTTLGGNVLLRSDHSQDIYTTLKDPNWKTIPTQFVPYYAWSNRGTAEMTVWMPLVWK, encoded by the coding sequence ATGAAGAACCTATTACAAATTCTGTGCAGCCTCAGCATCACCATCGCCAGCGCCGCCCATGCGCAGCAGGGGATCATCGACAATTCGCAAAGCCCGCATGTCAAACTGCGTAGCATCAACCTTGGCGATTGCCAATGGACGTCCGGTTTTTGGGCTGATAAATTCAAGTTGTGTGAAGAAGTCATGATGCCGCATATGGGCAGCTTGTTGAAAGGCGACGTCGGCTTCGCTTACGACAATTTCAAAATCGCCGCCGGGCTCAAAGAAGGGCCACATCAAGGCATGAACTGGCACGATGGCGACTTCTACAAATGGATGGAAGCGGCCACCTACGTCTACGCCCAGAACAAAGACCCAAAGATCCTCGACGAGCTGGACGAAATCATCACCGTCATCGGCAAAGCTCAGAGGGAAGACGGTTATCTCTCAACACAAACTCAACTCGATGAGAAAAAGCCGGCTTGGTCCAATCGGCAATTGCATGAACTCTACAACAGCGGTCACCTGCTAACCAGCGCGTGCATTCATCACCGCGTTACCGGCAAGAACAACTTTTTGAAGATCGCAGTCAAACACGCGGACTATCTTTACGACCTCTTCCAACCGCGACCGAAGGAATTGGCGCGTTTCGGATTCAACCAGACACAAATCATGGGCTTGGTCGAACTGTACCGCACGACGAACGATAAGCGGTACTTGGAGTTGGCCGAGATTTTCATCAACATGCGCGGAGCATCGACCGTACAACCCGACTCGATGGCGTCGTACAAAGCTATCGGCGACATGGTCCAAGAACGGACACCCCTACGAAAATCATCGGAGGCAGTCGGTCACGCCGTTTTGGCGCTGTACTTCTACGCCGGAGCAGCGGATGTGTATGCGGAAACCGGCGAACAGGCGCTTGTCAAAGCGCTCGACCGGCTTTGGGACAGCGTCGTGCACCACAAAATGTATATCACAGGGGCGTGTGGACAAGCACATCACGGAGCATCGACCAAAGTTGATTTTGTTCATGAGGCATTTATCCGGGACTACATGATGCCCAATGCGACAGCCTACAATGAGACCTGTGCAAACATTTGCAATGCGATGTTCAGCTACCGCATGTTAGGGATCCATGGCGAATCCAAGTATGCCGATGTCATGGAACTGGTTTTGTACAACAGCGCGCTTTCGGGCATCAGCCAGGAAGGCACACACTATTACTACACAAACCCGCTTCGTAGAACGCGTGACAAGGAGATGGATATCACGGATTATCGAAACCGCGCACCCTACATCCCCTGCTTCTGTTGTCCGCCCAATCTTGTCCGCACCATCGCTAAGGTTTCGGGTTGGGCTTACAGTCTCTCGGACGACGGGATCGCCGTCAACCTTTATGGTGGCAACAAGCTTGACACCCAGCTGCTCGATGGCTCCAAACTGCAACTCTTACAATCGACGCAGTATCCTTGGGATGGGACCGTGCAACTCACGATCCAGTCGTGTCAAGACGATCCCTTTGCAATCCGATTGCGTATTCCCGATTGGGCCGAAGGAAGTTCGCTTCGGGTCAACGGCAAGGACGCAGGTGTTGAAACGACCGCAGGCATGTACGCCAAGATTCAGCGACCTTGGAAAGCGGGTGATGTCGTAACGCTTCAGATGCCACTGGAAGCTAAACTGATCGTTGGCCATCCACTGATCGAAGAAGTCCGTAATCAAGCAGCCATCAAACGTGGCCCAGTTGTCTACTGCATCGAGACTCCAGACCTGCCGCAAGACACATCGATTTTGGATGTCTATCTGCCCTCCGATATCAAGCTACAAACACAACAAGATCCCGCCTTCCGTGATGGGCTAACCACCTTGGGCGGCAACGTGCTGCTCCGTAGCGATCACTCGCAAGACATCTACACGACGCTCAAGGATCCCAACTGGAAAACGATACCGACCCAGTTCGTTCCCTATTACGCATGGTCCAACCGTGGAACCGCGGAAATGACCGTTTGGATGCCCCTCGTTTGGAAATAG
- a CDS encoding sulfatase family protein, whose translation MKTIVSKIALALFLTLAFSSTRVLADQTRPNLVVILCDDLGYSDVGFNGATDIKTPKLDQLALGGTVCISAYVTHPFCGPSRMGLMSGRYPHSFGGPYNLPPDGNCPEGIPESETLISTVLKRAGYFTGAVGKWHMGVAAPFHPNQRGFDDYYGFLGGGHEYFPSHYRPIYDRQRNNGVANIREYVRPLEHNGKEVKEDQYITDALSREAVRFVNEAAAKEQPFFLYLAYNAPHTPLQAKEEDMLRFANIDDSNRRTYAAMVYAVDRGVGQLVDALLATSQLDKTLIVFLSDNGGKLSAGATNVPLREGKGSVYEGGFRVPMFFHWPGTVAAGKRFAHPVSTLDLYPTFARLAQASIPAGKQLDGKDIWDALLDGRNPRSGETIFALRHRNGYSDVGVRQDQWKACRVANQPWKLFNIEQDIVEQHDVGLQHPTTLRQMVRQAERWSQTHTQARWFDSPKVKDGWQAANMPNYDETFRIDK comes from the coding sequence ATGAAAACAATTGTTTCCAAAATCGCACTGGCACTCTTTCTCACGCTGGCGTTTTCATCAACCCGTGTCCTTGCAGATCAGACTCGCCCCAACCTTGTTGTCATTCTTTGCGATGACCTCGGCTATTCCGACGTCGGGTTCAACGGTGCAACGGATATCAAAACGCCGAAACTGGATCAACTGGCACTTGGCGGTACGGTCTGCATCTCGGCGTATGTCACGCACCCGTTTTGTGGCCCCAGCCGGATGGGATTGATGTCGGGACGCTACCCCCATTCGTTCGGAGGCCCCTACAATTTGCCCCCGGATGGGAATTGTCCCGAGGGGATCCCCGAAAGTGAAACCCTGATAAGCACGGTGCTGAAGCGAGCCGGGTACTTCACCGGTGCCGTTGGCAAATGGCACATGGGCGTGGCAGCTCCGTTCCATCCGAACCAACGAGGCTTTGATGACTACTACGGTTTTTTGGGGGGCGGACATGAGTATTTCCCCTCTCACTATCGCCCCATTTATGATCGTCAACGGAACAATGGAGTGGCGAATATCCGCGAGTACGTGCGTCCGTTGGAGCATAACGGCAAGGAAGTCAAAGAGGATCAATACATCACCGATGCGCTTTCGCGCGAAGCCGTGCGATTTGTCAACGAAGCCGCAGCCAAAGAGCAACCGTTTTTCCTCTATTTGGCTTACAATGCACCGCATACACCCTTGCAAGCGAAAGAAGAGGACATGCTGAGATTTGCGAACATCGATGACTCCAATCGACGTACGTATGCAGCGATGGTCTATGCGGTCGATCGTGGCGTGGGTCAGCTTGTTGATGCGCTGCTTGCCACAAGCCAACTCGATAAGACGCTAATCGTGTTCCTAAGCGATAACGGCGGGAAATTGAGTGCGGGAGCGACCAATGTGCCTTTGAGAGAGGGCAAGGGAAGCGTCTATGAAGGTGGTTTTCGCGTTCCGATGTTCTTCCATTGGCCGGGTACGGTCGCAGCGGGAAAACGCTTTGCCCACCCCGTTTCAACGCTTGACCTTTATCCGACCTTCGCACGCCTTGCTCAAGCAAGTATTCCCGCCGGGAAACAACTTGATGGCAAAGACATCTGGGACGCGTTGCTGGATGGACGCAATCCACGAAGTGGCGAGACGATCTTTGCCCTACGCCATCGCAATGGTTACAGCGATGTGGGCGTACGCCAAGATCAATGGAAAGCGTGCCGTGTTGCAAACCAACCCTGGAAGTTATTCAACATCGAACAAGACATCGTCGAACAGCACGATGTTGGATTGCAGCATCCAACGACGCTACGTCAAATGGTCCGCCAGGCCGAGCGTTGGAGTCAAACCCATACACAAGCCCGTTGGTTTGATTCACCCAAAGTGAAAGACGGATGGCAAGCAGCGAACATGCCAAACTACGACGAAACCTTCCGAATAGACAAGTAG
- a CDS encoding FAD-dependent oxidoreductase, with protein sequence MKRRDFLGKTAGGAFAAGLLPSAANASGPSRPLSDRSSDRWYKVASEEMGTPIRKKTVDCDVAVMGGGLAGICAAVAAARNGAKVVLVQDRPVLGGNASSEIRVHVNGVTHLRPRGIPERETGIIEEILLHNRFRNPQESYPVWDHVLYDFVVREPNLELMLNTQAIQANTAGSTITSARCWQLTTETEITLRGKLFIDCSGDGLLAASAGALYRTGREASSEFGEKYAPKVADGWQMGASILLSAKDMGKPMPYEPPSYVIKYEAEMAHPKRKIKPYEGGIWWVELGSEFDIIAEQETNRHKLMGFLHGVWDYIKNSGEFPEAENQALDWVGSLPGRRESRRFIGDYILSETDLTEHQHFDDAVAYGGWSLDEHNPGGIENLSEPPSYFHEHFSEVYEIPFRSLYSKNVSNLLFAGRNISQTHIALSSSRVMGTCALMGQAVGTAAMLCLRNNVGPRKLAESHINELQEQLLREDAFIPNRPANDANDLAKTASVLFASSTLSGDPATLTDGVARDFKDQIHHWESDGLPAEVQLEWDRPVSLSTIEIKCDTNVKKNILMRKDSRVDETFTNTIPKELLKSLEVEVRVQGDWIHVGSLEKNRTRRIRFLFETLSATAVRIRAKETYGAENVRLYEVRCYQARV encoded by the coding sequence ATGAAACGAAGAGATTTCTTGGGCAAGACCGCCGGTGGGGCGTTCGCAGCTGGACTCCTTCCGTCCGCGGCGAACGCTTCGGGTCCGTCACGACCACTCTCGGATCGATCATCGGATCGATGGTACAAAGTTGCCAGCGAGGAAATGGGGACGCCGATCCGAAAGAAAACGGTCGATTGTGATGTCGCGGTGATGGGCGGCGGCTTGGCCGGGATTTGTGCGGCAGTCGCTGCGGCTCGAAACGGCGCGAAGGTGGTGCTGGTCCAAGATCGCCCCGTTTTGGGTGGCAATGCATCGAGCGAAATCCGCGTGCACGTCAACGGCGTCACTCACCTACGTCCTCGTGGCATTCCCGAACGCGAAACGGGGATCATCGAAGAAATCTTGCTCCACAATCGTTTTCGCAATCCCCAGGAATCTTATCCGGTCTGGGACCACGTCCTGTATGACTTCGTGGTCCGCGAACCGAACCTTGAATTGATGCTGAATACCCAGGCGATTCAAGCAAACACGGCGGGATCCACGATCACCTCCGCTCGCTGCTGGCAATTGACGACCGAGACCGAGATCACCCTCCGCGGGAAACTCTTTATTGATTGCTCTGGCGATGGGCTGCTTGCCGCGTCTGCCGGAGCCTTGTACCGAACGGGACGCGAAGCCTCGTCCGAGTTTGGTGAAAAGTACGCACCCAAAGTCGCCGACGGATGGCAAATGGGCGCGTCCATTCTGCTGTCGGCCAAGGACATGGGCAAACCGATGCCCTACGAACCGCCGTCGTATGTGATCAAGTATGAAGCCGAAATGGCGCATCCGAAACGCAAGATCAAACCATACGAAGGTGGCATCTGGTGGGTTGAGCTGGGCAGCGAATTTGACATCATCGCGGAGCAGGAAACGAACCGGCATAAACTGATGGGCTTCCTGCACGGTGTTTGGGACTACATCAAAAACTCGGGCGAGTTTCCCGAAGCAGAGAATCAAGCGCTCGATTGGGTGGGATCCCTTCCCGGTCGACGCGAGTCACGTCGCTTCATCGGTGACTACATCCTTTCGGAAACCGACCTGACGGAGCATCAACACTTTGACGATGCGGTCGCCTACGGCGGATGGTCACTCGACGAACACAACCCCGGCGGGATCGAAAACCTGAGCGAGCCGCCGAGCTACTTCCACGAACATTTTTCGGAGGTTTACGAAATACCGTTTCGCAGCCTTTACTCAAAGAATGTATCGAATTTGTTGTTCGCCGGCAGGAACATCAGTCAGACGCACATCGCGTTATCCTCGTCACGCGTGATGGGCACCTGTGCGCTGATGGGACAGGCGGTTGGGACTGCCGCGATGCTCTGCCTTCGTAACAACGTGGGTCCTCGAAAGTTGGCGGAAAGTCACATCAATGAATTGCAGGAGCAATTGCTGCGAGAAGATGCCTTCATCCCAAATCGACCCGCAAACGATGCCAATGACTTGGCGAAAACAGCGAGTGTCCTTTTCGCTTCGTCAACCCTCTCGGGCGACCCCGCCACGCTGACCGATGGCGTGGCCCGTGATTTCAAGGACCAAATCCATCATTGGGAATCCGATGGCCTTCCCGCCGAAGTTCAATTGGAATGGGATCGCCCCGTCTCGCTCTCGACCATCGAGATCAAATGCGATACGAATGTGAAAAAGAACATCCTGATGCGAAAGGATTCACGAGTGGACGAGACCTTCACAAACACCATTCCGAAGGAATTGCTGAAATCACTGGAGGTTGAGGTGCGAGTCCAAGGTGATTGGATTCATGTCGGTTCGTTGGAGAAGAATCGGACACGCCGGATTCGCTTTCTGTTTGAGACCCTCTCGGCGACGGCCGTGCGCATTCGCGCGAAAGAGACTTACGGAGCCGAGAACGTTCGACTCTACGAGGTTCGTTGCTATCAGGCGAGAGTCTAG
- a CDS encoding sulfatase-like hydrolase/transferase, with amino-acid sequence MSYRMLLTIVVCLASLNGAVCGGQPAEKPNVVFILADDLGFNQIGVYGDTPIKTPHLDSLARSGIRFTQAYAGNTVCSPSRVSLFTGRDGRLMENNSNTVQLKEIDVTIADVLKHAGYDTALFGKYSIGSQMGVTDPLAMGFDTWYGMYSILEGHRQYPPFLWKDGRKLRIESNEGGNQGAYAQELFTKQAVEYIGQDRKNPFFVLLAFSSPHAELAVPKKYSAPYEATFAPRPYLGMSTGTPSDKYAWYYPTPVPNPDATLAGMVTALDDYVGQIVAVIQAKGIAEKTLIFFTSDNGPHDEGGGDPKFFRASQPYKGMKRDVYDGGIHVPMIVSWPGTISKPRVDDTPWAFADVLPTLAELADVSLNQVPRVKTNGVSIAGLLRNEPSSIPDRTLYWEFGKQAGDPNSGIIGEVYQAARRGSWKAVRYGLDAPVELYDLERDPRESQDLKEKRPEIHQEFVDLFTTYQD; translated from the coding sequence ATGTCGTATCGGATGTTGCTCACCATTGTTGTTTGCCTCGCGAGTTTGAATGGCGCCGTCTGCGGTGGGCAGCCCGCTGAGAAACCCAACGTTGTCTTTATTCTGGCGGATGATCTGGGTTTCAATCAGATCGGTGTTTATGGCGACACTCCGATCAAGACTCCACATCTTGATTCACTGGCCCGCAGCGGTATTCGATTCACTCAAGCCTACGCGGGTAACACGGTCTGCTCGCCGTCTCGAGTGTCGTTGTTTACCGGACGTGATGGTCGGTTGATGGAGAACAATTCGAACACGGTACAGTTGAAAGAGATCGACGTGACGATCGCGGATGTGCTGAAGCATGCCGGATACGATACGGCTTTGTTCGGAAAGTACTCGATCGGATCGCAAATGGGAGTGACCGATCCGTTGGCGATGGGTTTTGATACATGGTATGGCATGTACTCGATCCTCGAAGGCCATCGGCAATATCCCCCGTTTTTGTGGAAAGATGGAAGGAAACTGCGGATCGAATCCAACGAAGGTGGAAACCAGGGAGCCTATGCCCAGGAGTTGTTTACCAAGCAGGCGGTCGAGTACATCGGTCAGGATCGCAAGAATCCTTTTTTTGTGTTGCTTGCGTTCTCTTCGCCCCATGCTGAACTGGCGGTTCCAAAAAAATACAGCGCCCCGTACGAAGCCACCTTTGCACCTCGTCCGTACCTCGGCATGTCAACGGGCACCCCCAGCGACAAATATGCGTGGTACTATCCCACGCCCGTTCCCAATCCCGATGCGACGTTGGCCGGAATGGTGACGGCGCTCGATGATTATGTCGGTCAGATCGTTGCGGTAATTCAGGCCAAAGGAATCGCTGAGAAGACGCTGATCTTCTTTACCTCTGACAATGGACCTCATGACGAAGGTGGCGGTGATCCCAAATTCTTTCGTGCATCCCAGCCCTACAAGGGAATGAAGCGAGACGTTTACGATGGTGGAATTCACGTTCCAATGATTGTCAGTTGGCCCGGTACGATCTCCAAACCACGCGTCGACGATACACCTTGGGCGTTTGCGGACGTGTTGCCTACGTTGGCGGAATTAGCCGACGTGTCATTGAATCAAGTCCCTCGCGTCAAAACCAATGGGGTTTCTATCGCGGGTCTGCTGCGCAACGAACCGAGTTCGATTCCGGATCGAACGTTGTATTGGGAGTTTGGAAAACAAGCGGGTGATCCAAATTCAGGAATCATTGGAGAAGTCTACCAAGCGGCGCGCCGTGGTTCCTGGAAAGCCGTTCGCTATGGTCTCGATGCTCCGGTGGAGTTGTATGACCTCGAGCGAGACCCCAGAGAAAGCCAGGATCTGAAGGAGAAGCGTCCCGAGATCCATCAGGAATTTGTCGACTTGTTCACAACTTATCAAGACTGA
- a CDS encoding OmpP1/FadL family transporter, which translates to MSIGKVLAVVTVLACHLTVLAPKQSFGQAFGVELQASVLPASGGMGGAGIARPQDLQTTLALNPATLAQKKGTQFSFGGAWVEPTINLDNDATIGIGAGSIQPFKAKSHRPGSIVGNISLSQDFTALGLPATVGVGLLTASGLGVNYRYVPESKGTSAEMAVLQTAVGAGVELTDRLSIGMLGTVGSASMDGIFAGISASTPAYNLRGALGFTYDVRDTTTLGGYWHTEQKFTFDDYVQIGLPTAPFQDFDVSLPNKYGIGIADESLLGGKLLVAVDFMVFDWSNTDFFGAIWDDQFALQTGLQYTASSRCKLRAGYAYAENTTKNIVAPSFGPITPQAGVDYIQALFPNINEHRISGGIGLTDVLPGVDLDLFAGGAFNATQTYTFSQASVESYWVGFGTTWRFGRGGCSHVSVPDQW; encoded by the coding sequence GTGTCGATTGGTAAAGTTCTAGCGGTTGTGACGGTCTTGGCTTGTCACTTGACGGTGCTTGCCCCGAAGCAGAGTTTTGGGCAGGCTTTTGGGGTTGAGCTGCAGGCCAGCGTGTTGCCAGCTTCGGGTGGTATGGGAGGTGCGGGAATCGCACGCCCTCAGGATCTTCAAACGACGTTGGCGCTCAACCCAGCGACGCTGGCCCAGAAAAAAGGCACGCAATTCAGCTTCGGCGGCGCTTGGGTCGAGCCCACGATCAACTTGGACAATGATGCCACGATCGGGATCGGGGCCGGATCGATCCAGCCGTTCAAAGCGAAGTCGCATCGCCCCGGTTCGATCGTTGGCAACATTTCATTGAGCCAGGATTTCACTGCATTGGGGCTGCCTGCCACCGTCGGCGTAGGGCTGCTGACCGCTTCGGGACTCGGCGTAAACTATCGCTATGTGCCAGAAAGCAAGGGCACCTCAGCGGAAATGGCTGTCTTGCAGACGGCTGTCGGCGCGGGGGTCGAATTGACGGACCGACTCTCGATTGGCATGTTGGGAACGGTTGGTTCGGCTTCCATGGATGGGATCTTTGCCGGAATCAGCGCCTCCACACCGGCCTACAACTTGCGTGGCGCGTTGGGGTTCACCTATGACGTCAGAGACACGACGACACTCGGCGGGTATTGGCATACCGAGCAGAAATTTACCTTCGATGATTATGTGCAGATTGGTCTGCCGACCGCTCCCTTTCAGGATTTCGATGTCTCGCTGCCCAACAAATACGGAATCGGAATTGCCGACGAGTCGCTGCTAGGCGGCAAACTGCTGGTAGCGGTCGACTTCATGGTTTTTGATTGGTCCAACACGGATTTTTTTGGTGCCATTTGGGATGACCAATTTGCTTTGCAGACTGGTCTTCAATACACGGCCAGCAGCAGATGCAAGCTCCGAGCGGGTTATGCCTACGCCGAAAACACAACGAAGAACATCGTTGCTCCAAGCTTCGGCCCGATCACTCCCCAAGCTGGTGTCGACTATATCCAAGCTCTGTTTCCCAACATCAACGAGCACCGGATCAGTGGGGGCATTGGGCTGACCGACGTGTTGCCGGGCGTCGATCTTGATCTCTTTGCGGGTGGTGCGTTCAATGCGACACAGACCTATACGTTTTCGCAGGCATCCGTCGAAAGCTATTGGGTTGGTTTCGGCACGACGTGGCGGTTTGGTCGCGGCGGGTGCAGCCATGTTAGCGTGCCCGATCAATGGTGA